A genome region from Caldalkalibacillus thermarum includes the following:
- the rph gene encoding ribonuclease PH: MRKDQRGSDQLRQVKIHPHYIKHAEGSVLIEVGDTRVICTATVEDKVPPFMRGQGKGWVTAEYAMLPRATEQRNVRESSKGKLSGRTMEIQRLIGRALRSVVDLEALGERTIWLDCDVIQADGGTRTTSITGAFIALCFALHKLVETEQLNHLPVRDFLAATSVGILEDDLILLDLCYEEDAQARVDMNVVMTGKGEFVEIQGTGEEHPFTRDQLNVLLAYAEKGIQELIMVQKDVLGPVAYLIGRQPEPDSVANEQPSTEQVSTEQTSTEEQLSN; this comes from the coding sequence ATGCGGAAAGATCAACGCGGTTCGGACCAGCTCCGCCAAGTCAAGATTCATCCCCATTATATTAAACATGCGGAAGGTTCCGTTTTGATTGAAGTGGGCGATACGCGGGTGATTTGTACCGCTACTGTCGAAGATAAAGTGCCCCCGTTCATGCGCGGACAGGGTAAAGGCTGGGTGACGGCAGAATATGCCATGTTGCCCCGGGCTACCGAGCAGCGCAACGTGCGTGAATCGTCCAAAGGAAAATTAAGCGGCCGCACCATGGAGATTCAGCGTTTGATTGGCCGTGCCTTGCGTTCTGTTGTTGACTTGGAAGCATTGGGAGAGCGAACCATCTGGCTGGACTGTGACGTCATCCAAGCGGATGGAGGAACACGCACAACTTCGATCACCGGTGCCTTTATCGCCTTGTGTTTTGCTTTGCACAAACTGGTGGAGACAGAACAACTCAACCATCTGCCTGTGCGAGATTTTTTGGCAGCCACCAGTGTGGGCATACTGGAGGACGATCTCATTTTATTGGATCTTTGCTATGAAGAAGATGCCCAAGCCCGTGTGGACATGAACGTGGTGATGACTGGCAAGGGGGAATTCGTGGAGATTCAGGGCACAGGTGAAGAGCATCCCTTTACCCGCGATCAGTTAAATGTCCTGCTTGCTTATGCGGAGAAAGGGATTCAGGAGTTGATCATGGTGCAAAAGGATGTGTTGGGCCCGGTTGCATACCTGATCGGCCGTCAGCCGGAACCGGATTCTGTTGCAAATGAACAGCCCAGTACAGAACAGGTTAGCACAGAACAGACCAGCACTGAGGAACAGCTGTCCAATTAA
- a CDS encoding GerMN domain-containing protein: protein MGRYKVALLLSVLVLAAVYLSGCIFGPSRDTGSTPIDPPQEDYFNESDEIEFDLKEEESEEGAAEQEEGTAEAAGTTERTIFVFDHEGRVVPLTVKVPQTEGVAKQALEYLVVDGPVTEQLPDGMRAVLPPGTEMTVKIDSDEKTAIVDFSAEFKNYNPEDEKGILEAITYTLTEFDNIEKVKIMINGYYQDTMPVNGTPINQPLSRKDGINLEVAEGTQIGNNSVVTLYFRGQSPSGNFDYYVPVSRVIPQTDNLLKATIEELISGPLSGSGLYSLLSNEIKLLEASLEKDTAVLNFSQNLINEADKEDAVSSEIINAIVLSVTELEPVKQVKLLVEGSAKAAGLSEPVSRPDEVNAASF, encoded by the coding sequence ATGGGAAGATATAAGGTGGCCCTGCTGCTTTCCGTCTTGGTCCTAGCCGCCGTTTACTTATCAGGTTGCATCTTTGGCCCAAGCCGGGATACGGGTTCAACACCGATTGACCCGCCTCAGGAAGACTATTTCAATGAAAGTGATGAGATTGAGTTTGATCTGAAGGAGGAGGAGTCTGAAGAAGGCGCCGCAGAACAAGAAGAAGGAACAGCTGAAGCAGCCGGGACAACGGAGCGCACCATTTTTGTCTTTGATCATGAAGGCCGGGTCGTTCCGTTAACCGTCAAAGTGCCCCAGACAGAGGGAGTCGCCAAGCAAGCTTTGGAATACCTGGTCGTTGACGGACCGGTAACAGAGCAGCTTCCAGATGGCATGCGAGCCGTCTTGCCGCCCGGGACTGAGATGACAGTCAAAATTGACAGTGATGAAAAAACCGCTATCGTGGACTTTTCAGCCGAGTTTAAAAATTACAATCCTGAAGACGAAAAGGGGATATTAGAGGCGATCACCTACACCTTAACGGAATTTGACAATATTGAAAAAGTGAAAATTATGATCAATGGCTACTATCAAGATACAATGCCAGTCAATGGCACGCCGATCAATCAGCCCCTTTCCCGCAAAGACGGGATCAATCTTGAGGTGGCTGAAGGGACGCAAATTGGCAACAATTCTGTTGTCACCCTGTACTTCAGAGGGCAGAGTCCAAGCGGCAACTTTGATTATTATGTACCTGTATCCAGGGTGATCCCCCAAACGGATAATTTGTTAAAGGCGACAATTGAGGAGCTCATTTCAGGCCCCTTGTCCGGATCCGGTTTGTATTCCCTGCTCTCCAATGAGATTAAGCTGCTTGAAGCGTCTTTGGAGAAAGATACCGCTGTGCTCAACTTCAGTCAAAACTTGATCAATGAAGCAGATAAAGAAGATGCCGTTTCAAGTGAGATAATAAACGCGATCGTTCTCTCGGTAACTGAATTGGAACCCGTTAAACAGGTCAAGCTGTTAGTGGAAGGGAGCGCCAAAGCGGCTGGTCTCTCCGAACCTGTTTCCCGGCCGGATGAAGTGAATGCTGCTAGCTTTTAA
- the racE gene encoding glutamate racemase translates to MRQQRNIWEKEAIVLNKPIAVIDSGVGGLTVVQELLRQLPREEIVYFGDTARCPYGPRPQEEVRRFSYQMLDFLDQFEPKMIVIACNTATAVILEELQQINDKPVVGVIHPGVRAAIKATVLGRIGVIGTQGTIASGLYEKALKQIHPHLYVKSLACPDFVPLVEQGEYQTGKAYEIVRRSLLPLLDENLDTLVLGCTHYPILAPVIQDVMGEDVKLISSADETAREVSTLLFHKNMLSQKFERPEHLFFTSGDAEQFKRIAEAWLDMPVNVSQVSLAKQV, encoded by the coding sequence GTGCGTCAACAACGAAACATCTGGGAAAAGGAAGCGATTGTGTTGAATAAGCCTATAGCGGTGATTGATTCAGGCGTTGGTGGTTTGACTGTGGTTCAAGAGCTGCTCCGGCAGCTGCCCCGGGAGGAGATTGTTTATTTTGGGGATACGGCCCGTTGTCCGTACGGTCCCCGTCCACAAGAGGAAGTGAGACGTTTTTCTTATCAAATGTTAGACTTTCTTGATCAGTTTGAGCCCAAGATGATTGTGATTGCCTGTAACACGGCTACTGCCGTTATTCTGGAAGAATTGCAGCAAATCAATGACAAGCCGGTCGTAGGTGTGATTCACCCCGGCGTCAGGGCAGCCATTAAAGCGACTGTGCTTGGGCGCATAGGTGTGATCGGCACTCAGGGAACCATTGCCAGCGGGCTATATGAAAAGGCGCTGAAACAGATTCATCCCCATTTGTATGTCAAAAGCTTGGCTTGCCCTGATTTTGTCCCACTTGTGGAACAAGGGGAATATCAAACCGGCAAAGCCTATGAGATAGTCCGCAGGTCACTCCTGCCTCTTTTGGATGAGAATTTGGATACATTGGTCTTGGGCTGCACCCACTACCCCATTTTAGCTCCGGTGATCCAGGATGTGATGGGAGAAGATGTAAAGTTGATCAGTTCGGCTGACGAAACCGCCCGGGAAGTCAGCACCTTGCTGTTTCATAAAAACATGCTTTCCCAAAAGTTTGAACGGCCGGAGCATCTGTTTTTTACCAGTGGCGATGCAGAGCAATTTAAGCGCATTGCTGAAGCTTGGCTTGACATGCCTGTCAACGTCAGCCAAGTTTCTTTGGCCAAACAGGTCTAG
- a CDS encoding MarR family winged helix-turn-helix transcriptional regulator translates to MEKKTTPYTEEQVFEIERELRYISSIIKQKGREILADFPITPPQFVALQWLNEEGDMTIGELSNKMYLACSTTTDLVDRMESNGLVERVRDTNDRRVVRIHLKEKGKNIILDVLKARREYLASILSNFSQEQVAELARSLELLHNEMKQERENV, encoded by the coding sequence GTGGAAAAGAAGACGACTCCATACACAGAAGAACAAGTCTTTGAAATTGAACGTGAACTGCGTTATATCAGCTCCATTATTAAGCAAAAAGGAAGGGAAATTTTAGCAGACTTTCCAATCACGCCTCCCCAGTTTGTGGCTTTGCAGTGGCTGAATGAAGAGGGAGATATGACGATTGGTGAATTGTCAAATAAAATGTATCTGGCCTGCAGTACAACGACAGATCTCGTGGACCGGATGGAAAGCAATGGCCTAGTAGAGCGAGTGCGCGACACCAATGACCGGCGTGTGGTGCGGATTCATCTCAAGGAGAAAGGAAAAAACATTATTCTGGACGTGCTCAAAGCACGGCGGGAGTATTTAGCCTCTATCCTTAGTAATTTTTCCCAGGAGCAAGTGGCCGAGTTGGCCCGTTCCCTGGAATTGTTACACAATGAAATGAAGCAGGAAAGGGAAAACGTATAG
- a CDS encoding late competence development ComFB family protein, giving the protein MQVKNMMEELVKDLVFEHWDSLNMPCSCEVCRADVLALALNTLPPRYVNLTRKQGCAYVKAEFFNIQSEANILQEIVRVAQIVKRRPSHN; this is encoded by the coding sequence ATGCAAGTCAAAAACATGATGGAAGAGCTGGTTAAGGACTTAGTTTTTGAGCATTGGGACAGTTTGAACATGCCTTGTTCGTGTGAGGTTTGCCGGGCAGACGTACTGGCTCTGGCTTTGAATACCCTCCCGCCGCGCTACGTGAATCTTACTCGCAAACAAGGATGTGCGTATGTGAAAGCAGAATTTTTTAACATTCAGTCTGAGGCTAATATTTTACAAGAAATTGTGCGCGTAGCCCAGATTGTGAAGCGTCGTCCCTCCCACAACTAG
- a CDS encoding homocysteine synthase, whose translation MAEERQYGFETICLHEGQKVDPATGARAVPIYQTTSYQFESTEHAANLFGLKEFGNIYTRIMNPTNDAFEKTIAKLEGGVGALAVSSGQAAITYAILNIAGAGDEIVSSTSLYGGTYNLFSTTLPKIGVTVRFADINHPEQFKAAINEKTKAIFIEVIGNPKMDVADIEQIANLAHEAGLPLIVDNTFATPYLCQPIKHGADIVVHSATKFIGGHGTSIGGVIVDSGKFNWDNGKFPGLTEPDPSYHGVVYTRDFGPMAYIIKARVQLLRDMGSAMSPFNAFLFIQGLETLSLRMERHSENALKVAQFLSEHPKVEWVNYPGLEGNPYYELAQKYLPKGQGAILTFGVQGGAKAGETLINHVQLFSHLANVGDAKSLIIHPASTTHQQLSEEEQRQAGVTPEMVRLSVGIETIDDILYDLEQALAHI comes from the coding sequence ATGGCGGAAGAGCGTCAATACGGGTTTGAAACCATTTGTTTGCATGAGGGACAAAAGGTGGACCCGGCCACAGGCGCGCGGGCGGTTCCTATTTATCAAACCACTTCCTACCAGTTTGAGAGCACGGAGCATGCAGCTAACCTGTTTGGCTTAAAGGAATTTGGCAACATTTACACCCGCATTATGAATCCTACCAATGATGCCTTTGAAAAAACCATTGCTAAACTGGAAGGAGGGGTAGGGGCTCTGGCGGTTTCCTCCGGCCAAGCCGCTATTACATACGCCATTCTCAACATTGCCGGGGCAGGAGACGAGATTGTGTCGTCCACTTCTCTGTATGGCGGAACGTACAATCTGTTCTCCACCACTTTACCCAAAATCGGAGTGACCGTCCGTTTTGCAGACATTAATCATCCCGAGCAGTTTAAAGCGGCCATTAATGAGAAAACGAAAGCTATTTTTATTGAAGTGATCGGCAATCCCAAAATGGATGTGGCCGATATTGAACAGATTGCCAACCTGGCCCATGAAGCAGGCTTACCCCTGATTGTGGACAACACGTTTGCTACCCCCTATTTGTGCCAGCCCATTAAACATGGAGCGGACATTGTGGTGCATTCGGCTACGAAGTTTATTGGAGGACACGGCACATCGATCGGCGGTGTGATTGTGGATTCGGGTAAATTTAATTGGGACAACGGCAAATTTCCGGGACTGACAGAGCCGGATCCCAGTTATCATGGGGTGGTTTATACGCGCGATTTTGGTCCCATGGCCTATATTATCAAGGCCCGGGTACAGCTCTTGCGCGACATGGGTTCAGCCATGTCTCCGTTTAATGCCTTTCTGTTCATTCAGGGGTTGGAAACACTCAGCTTGCGCATGGAGCGTCACAGCGAAAATGCCTTGAAAGTGGCCCAGTTTTTAAGCGAACATCCCAAGGTGGAATGGGTGAACTATCCGGGATTGGAAGGCAACCCCTATTATGAATTGGCCCAAAAATACCTCCCCAAAGGCCAGGGAGCCATTCTCACCTTCGGGGTTCAAGGAGGGGCCAAAGCAGGGGAAACGCTGATTAACCATGTGCAGCTCTTTTCCCATCTGGCCAATGTGGGCGATGCCAAATCTCTGATCATCCATCCGGCCAGCACCACCCATCAACAATTAAGCGAGGAAGAACAGCGTCAAGCAGGGGTCACGCCGGAAATGGTCCGTTTGTCAGTGGGGATTGAAACCATTGATGATATTCTTTATGATTTGGAACAAGCTTTAGCACACATTTAA
- the nikC gene encoding nickel transporter permease yields MAIDQPASSPWRDVFRSLRRNKLAMVGAGIILFFVLLALTAPFITSYEYHEQDMMNRLQPPSSEHWFGTDDFGRDIFTRIVYGARISLQVGFFAVTGALVFGTLLGMLAGYYGGWVDMLISRLFDIMLAFPAILLAIAIVAILGPSLENALIAIAIVNIPIFGRLVRSKVLSLKEEEFVMAAKAQGMRNSQIIVQHILPNSLAPIIVQASLGFGTAILEAAALGFLGLGAAAPTPEWGKMLSDSRAFIQSAPWTVLAPGLSIMLLVLGFNLIGDGLRDALDPKLKH; encoded by the coding sequence AGGCGCAATAAGTTGGCTATGGTCGGGGCCGGCATTATTTTGTTTTTTGTTTTACTAGCTTTAACCGCTCCGTTTATCACCTCGTACGAGTACCATGAGCAGGACATGATGAACCGTTTGCAGCCGCCATCAAGCGAACATTGGTTTGGCACCGATGATTTTGGCCGGGATATCTTTACCCGGATTGTGTACGGGGCCCGCATCTCCTTGCAGGTCGGCTTTTTTGCCGTCACGGGCGCTTTGGTTTTTGGAACATTGCTAGGAATGCTGGCAGGCTACTATGGTGGCTGGGTGGACATGCTCATCTCCCGCCTCTTTGATATTATGCTGGCTTTTCCAGCCATTTTGTTGGCCATCGCCATTGTGGCCATCCTGGGTCCATCTTTGGAAAATGCCCTCATTGCTATTGCTATTGTTAATATTCCCATCTTCGGCCGTTTGGTGCGCTCCAAAGTGCTCAGCCTGAAAGAGGAAGAGTTTGTCATGGCGGCTAAAGCCCAGGGCATGAGAAACAGCCAGATTATTGTTCAGCATATATTGCCCAACAGCCTGGCTCCCATTATTGTCCAAGCCTCGCTGGGGTTTGGCACAGCCATCTTGGAAGCGGCTGCCCTTGGTTTTTTGGGTCTAGGTGCGGCAGCTCCCACACCTGAATGGGGAAAAATGCTGTCTGACTCCCGCGCTTTTATTCAATCGGCTCCATGGACGGTGCTGGCCCCTGGGTTGTCCATTATGCTTTTGGTGTTAGGCTTTAATTTAATCGGGGACGGTTTGCGGGATGCCCTTGATCCCAAACTGAAGCATTGA